A DNA window from Streptomyces roseifaciens contains the following coding sequences:
- a CDS encoding Yip1 family protein, with translation MGRGQGSNDPGPAQQGQRPGQYRAPHGGQGGYAGGSGAGGGQWQQQPPPYGEPEYFGAGGGPQGHGPGPGPGHQPYGQGGYGHGGQGQDPYYGQGHGPGGDDPGHTRQFSIGEGPDAYGGGQDPYGQGGYGGQDPYGGQDPYAGQDPYNNAPAPPPGPRLPWKELLTGIVMRPSATFWQMRDHAVWIPALIVTFAYGLLAVFGFDKAREDVLNASLANSLPSVLITGVVMVLAGLLLGAVTHTLARQLGGDGMWQPTVGLSMLIMSLTDAPRLLFAMFLGGDNLVVQVLGWATWLLAGYLFTSMVSKSHDIPWPRALGASAIQLIALLSIVKLGTL, from the coding sequence ATGGGACGCGGACAGGGCTCGAACGACCCCGGCCCCGCGCAGCAAGGACAGCGCCCGGGACAGTACCGGGCCCCGCACGGCGGCCAGGGCGGCTACGCCGGCGGCAGTGGCGCGGGCGGCGGCCAGTGGCAGCAGCAGCCCCCGCCGTACGGCGAGCCGGAGTACTTCGGCGCCGGCGGCGGCCCGCAGGGACACGGCCCCGGGCCGGGCCCGGGCCACCAGCCGTACGGCCAGGGCGGCTACGGCCACGGAGGCCAGGGACAGGACCCGTACTACGGGCAGGGCCACGGCCCCGGCGGCGACGACCCCGGCCACACCCGGCAGTTCAGCATCGGCGAGGGCCCCGACGCCTACGGCGGCGGCCAGGACCCGTACGGCCAGGGCGGCTACGGCGGCCAGGACCCGTACGGCGGCCAGGATCCCTACGCCGGGCAGGACCCGTACAACAACGCCCCCGCGCCGCCCCCGGGCCCGCGCCTGCCGTGGAAGGAGCTGCTGACGGGCATAGTGATGCGCCCGTCCGCCACCTTCTGGCAGATGCGCGACCACGCCGTGTGGATCCCGGCCCTGATCGTCACGTTCGCCTACGGCCTGCTCGCCGTCTTCGGCTTCGACAAGGCCCGCGAGGACGTCCTCAACGCCTCGCTCGCCAACAGCCTGCCGTCGGTCCTGATCACCGGCGTGGTCATGGTGCTCGCCGGCCTGCTGCTGGGCGCGGTCACCCACACGCTGGCCCGGCAGCTCGGCGGCGACGGCATGTGGCAGCCGACGGTCGGCCTGTCGATGCTGATCATGTCGCTCACGGACGCGCCCCGCCTGCTCTTCGCCATGTTCCTCGGCGGCGACAACCTGGTGGTGCAGGTGCTGGGCTGGGCGACGTGGCTGCTGGCGGGCTACCTGTTCACGTCTATGGTCAGCAAGTCGCACGACATCCCGTGGCCGCGGGCGCTGGGCGCGTCGGCGATCCAGCTGATCGCCCTGCTGTCGATCGTGAAGCTGGGCACGCTCTGA